One region of Eupeodes corollae chromosome 1, idEupCoro1.1, whole genome shotgun sequence genomic DNA includes:
- the LOC129941536 gene encoding serine/threonine-protein kinase meng-po codes for MGSLEKRLSFRIMRHIDGSSNNNNNSNQNNNNNSNSNGTSNGKSGLLVPTATFTRRTSVYKKPPENTDGGVIHVIPDVELPLMTFSDQYTIERTVAEGCFAKILLALHRPTNTQVVLKAVHAELTSVKDFQKEFHFNYQLSHQRNILSAYNVAFQTKDYYVFAMEFAPYGDLAANLGSNGLHENACKLISEQLSSALGFMHSKHLVHRDLKLENVLVFAPDFSRVKLCDFGATTKKGVLVHKVKHTWVAFVPPEVIEIVKNERFICRTSSDAWQFGILLYSILTGSPPWKSADWVKDNSYAAFMKYEERKTTKIPENFRRFSPRLMRCFRKYLSHDHEDRCKITEITKYMKDRWVECKVSSSKSATLISPQPDQDSCIYLNQRETKSFSDDKNTRLKRLMSSYGLDATIDQSAVRRRVLDWLSTCDNNFDTAVESLVMDIQQSELNSEAKSQ; via the coding sequence aaaaACGCCTTTCTTTTCGTATCATGAGACACATTGATGGCTCAtcgaacaacaacaataattcaaatcaaaacaacaacaataattctAATAGCAATGGCACGAGCAACGGAAAAAGCGGGCTTCTGGTTCCGACGGCAACTTTTACACGTCGAACCAGTGTCTATAAAAAACCACCAGAAAATACTGATGGTGGTGTCATTCATGTCATCCCCGATGTTGAACTACCATTGATGACGTTTTCCGATCAATATACAATCGAAAGAACAGTCGCCGAAGGTTGTTTTGCTAAGATATTGCTGGCCCTGCACCGGCCGACGAACACTCAAGTCGTCCTCAAAGCCGTTCATGCTGAATTAACTTCGGTCAAGGACTTCCAAAAAGAATTCCACTTTAACTACCAGCTTAGCCATCAGAGGAACATCTTGAGTGCGTACAATGTTGCATTCCAGACCAAAGATTACTATGTGTTTGCTATGGAATTTGCTCCATATGGTGATTTGGCAGCCAATTTGGGTTCGAATGGACTGCATGAAAACGCATGTAAGCTAATCTCGGAACAATTGAGTTCTGCATTGGGTTTTATGCACTCGAAGCATTTGGTTCATCGGGATTTGAAATTGGAGAATGTATTGGTATTTGCTCCTGATTTTTCACGAGTAAAACTTTGTGACTTTGGGGCGACGACAAAGAAGGGTGTTCTGGTGCACAAGGTGAAGCATACGTGGGTGGCCTTTGTTCCACCCGAGGTAATTGAAATCGTTAAGAACGAACGCTTTATCTGTCGAACAAGCAGTGACGCTTGGCAATTTGGTATTCTgttgtattcaattttaaccGGAAGTCCTCCATGGAAATCAGCTGACTGGGTGAAGGACAATAGCTATGCAGCATTTATGAAGTACGAAGAAAGAAAAACCACAAAGATTCCTGAGAATTTTCGGCGATTTTCACCGCGCTTGATGCGATGCTTCCGCAAGTATTTAAGCCATGATCATGAAGATCGCTGTAAGATCACTGAAATCACCAAATACATGAAAGATCGTTGGGTTGAATGCAAGGTTTCATCATCCAAATCGGCCACACTCATCTCACCACAACCCGACCAGGATTCCTGCATATATCTGAATCAACGGGAGACCAAGTCATTTTCCGATGACAAAAATACCCGACTCAAGAGACTTATGAGCAGCTATGGGCTTGATGCAACAATCGATCAAAGCGCTGTCAGACGGAGAGTTCTAGACTGGTTGTCAACATGTGACAATAATTTTGACACCGCAGTAGAGAGTTTGGTCATGGATATACAACAAAGTGAATTAAACTCAGAAGCCAAGTCCCAGTAG